CTGAAACGTTGTCGATGACCGTGCGGTAATGCTCCTCCGACTTGCGCAGGGCCTCGTCGGCGCGCTGCTGCTCGGTGACGTCCGCCACCGAGACGAGCGTGGCGGGTTTGCCCTGCCAGACGATGTCCGCGCGGCTGACGCGGACCCACGCCGCCGCGCCGCCCGGCGCGTCGATGCGCAGGGGCCGGGCAAGGTCGGTCCGCTCGTCGATGCTGACGAAATCGCCCAGCGCTGCGCCGACGATCTGCTCCGGCGTACGCCCGACCATCGCCGCCGCGGCGGCATTGGCATAGCGGATCGCGCCTTCCTGGATGATGACCACCCCCTCGGCCAGTGCGTCGATGGCGAGCGAGCGCCATTCAAGTTGCCAGCGGTACTCATAGATACGCCGCAGCAGGCGGTCGATCATGACGTGGCCGACGATGGTGATCAGCCCGGCTGGCACGATGAGGGCGTTGAGCTTGAGGAGGTCCATCTGCGGCAGCAGGCCGAGTGGACCGGCCAGCAGGCTGGGGAAGGCCGCCACGGCGAGGTTGCCGAGCACGTTGTCGCGCAACCGCAGGATGAAGCTCAACAGCGGCGGCACGATGAACCAGAACATGAAGCCGCCGATGCCATAGGCGGCGCCGCCGTCCAGCCGCGCCAGGATCCACAGGAACACCACCTGCAGCCAGAGCACGCCGCCGTAGAACACCAGCGGCAGCAGGCGCCGCATGCCCGCCAGAACGGCCAGCGGGTAGGGCAGGAACGAGAGTGAGAGGAGGATGCGCAGCCAGAAGGTGTCCGGTGCGTGAAGCGGATCGATGGCCCAGTCCCACAGCCACAGCGAGAAGACGAGAAAGGCCCCGGCGAAGGCGATCATCGCCGTCGGCCGGCGGAAGTCCGCCTGCTTGAGACGCTGGAATTCCGCTTCGTCGAGCCTGCCGCGCGGCGAAGCCGGAATCATCCGCTGTAGATCGGTCATGCCCATGTCGAAACCTGCCGCCGTACCCGCGCCACACTGGGAAAAACCGAGTTTACCTGCTATTCGGCACGTTATGCCATCGGCCTTGAAACGGCTGGCACGGCCGTTTGGGCTATAATGGCTGCGGTTTGCCCGTTCGCCGGTTAGCGCCTGCAAACCTGTCCGGTCGATCCCGACCAAGATTCAATCGAAACCCCTCGTGTCCTGAACCGGTACGCTGAGCGATCAGCGCAGGCCGATTCAGGAGCACCTATGACTTTCGAAGAACTCGGGCTGCTGCCCGAACTGCTCAAGGCGGTGGCCGATGCCGGCTACACCGAGCCCACCCCCATCCAGGCCCAGGCCATCCCCGTCGTGCTCGCCGGCAAGGACGTCATGGGCGGCGCCCAGACCGGCACCGGCAAGACCGCCGGCTTCGTCCTGCCGCTGCTGCAGCGCCTCGCCCGCCACGCCAGCACCAGCCCGTCGCCGGCCCGCCATCCGGTGCGCGCGCTGATCCTCACGCCGACGCGCGAGCTGGCCATGCAGGTGCACGAGAGCGTGCAGACCTACGGCAAGTACATCCCGCTGCGCGACCTGGTCGTCTACGGCGGCGTGGACATCAAGCCGCAGACCGAGGCGCTGCGCCGCGGCGTCGAGATCGTCGTCGCCACGCCGGGGCGCCTGCTCGACCACGTACAGCAGAAGAGCGTCAACTTCAACAGCGTCGAGGTGCTGGTGCTGGACGAAGCCGACCGCATGCTCGACATGGGCTTCATCCCCGACATCAAGCGCATCCTCGCCATGCTGCCGAAGGAGCGCCAGAGCCTGCTCTTCTCGGCCACCTTCTCCGAGGAAATCAAGAAGCTCGCCGACACCATGCTGAAGGCGCCGGTGCTGATCGAGGTGGCGCGCCGCAACGCCGTCACCGAGACGGTGACGCACCGCATGCACCCGGTGGACCAGGACAACAAGCGGCAGCTGCTCGCGCACCTGCTGAAGACCAGCAGCCTGAAGCAGGTGCTGGTCTTCGTCGGCACCAAGTTCGGCGCCAGCCGCCTCGCCCACTACCTCGAGAAGCAGGGCATCGAGGCCACCGCGATCCACGGCGACAAGAGCCAGCAGCAGCGCACCGAAGCGCTGGACGATTTCAAGAGCGGCAAGGCGCGCGTGCTGGTCGCCACCGACGTCGCCGCGCGCGGCCTCGACATCGACGACCTGCCGCACGTCATCAACTTCGAGCTGCCGCACGTGCCGGAAGACTATGTGCACCGCATCGGCCGCACCGGCCGCGCCGGCAAGGAAGGCGACGCCACCTCGCTGGTCTGCGCCGAGGAGCGCGGCAAGCTGGCCGAGATCGAGAAGCTCATCAAGCGCCCGATCGAGCAGGTGGTCGTGCCCGGCTTCGAGCCGGGGTCGGACTTCTCCGGACCGGTCGAAAAAGGACGCCGCGGCCGCGGCGGACGCCCCGAGAAGGGCGAAGGCCGCGAGAAGAGCGAGGTCAGCCGCGAGAAACCCCCCGCTCCGCGCCGCGAGCCGCGCGGCCGCGACGAAGGACGCGAGCGGCGCGAGCCGCGCCGCGTCGAGCCGGCCAAGGCGAAGCTGCCCAAGCTGGACTTCGACCCGAGCAAACCCTACGAATCGCGCGGCAGCAGCGAGGATGCGGCGGCACCGGAGCCGAAGCGATCGCACCACCGGCCCAAGCGCCCGGTGCCGGCGCTGCTGGGCGGCTTGCCCAAGCCCGAGCCGGAAACCGAGAAGTAAAAGTCAGCCGGCGCAGCACGCCGACCGGAGGCCGCATGGCGCAGTGGATCGAAGGACAAGTCGTCGAGCGCATCGACTGGACCGATCGCCTGCACTCCCTGCGCATCGAGGCGGCCATCGAGCCCTTCCGTGCCGGCCAGTTCACCAAGCTCGGCCTGCAGATCGGCGACGAGGTCGTCGGCCGCCCCTACTCCATCGTCAGCGCGCCGGGCGACCCCGTGCTCGAGTTCTATTTCTCGACGGTGCCGGAAGGCCCGCTCTCGCCGCGCCTGTCCGAACTGAAGGCCGGCGACAGCATCCAGGTGGCGCCGAAGCCGAACGGCTTCCTCGTCCTCGACGAGGTGCCGCCGGCGATCCACCTCTGGCTGGTGTCGACCGGCACCGGCATCGGTCCCTTCCTCTCCATCCTGAAAACGCCCGATCCCTGGCAGCGCTTCCAGCGCGTCGTGCTGGTGCACGCCGCCCGCACGGCGGACGAGCTCACCTACCGCCGCGCCATCTCCCGCGTCATGGAGGCCGAGCCGAAGCGCTTCGCCTACATTCCCTTCCTCAGCCGCGAGAGCGCCGACTATGCGCTCGCCGGCCGCATCCCGCAGGCCATCGCCGACGGCCGCCTCGAAGCGCGCGCCGGCCTCGGCCTCGATGCGACCCTCGCCCACGTCATGCTCTGCGGCAACCCGGCCATGGTCGAGGACGCGACGGCGGCGCTCGCCGCGCGCGGCTTCCGCAAGCACAGGCGCAAGGAGCCGGGACAGATCAGCATGGAAACCTACTGGTAATTCCCGGGAGGGCACGATGAAACTCGTACGCTACGGCACGGAGGGCCGCGAAAAGCCCGGCCTCATCGATGGCGAGGGCCGGCTGCGCGACCTGTCGGTCGCCATCGCCACCATCGACCAGCTCACCCTCTCGCCGCAGGGGCTGAACAGCCTGCGCAGCATCGCGCCGGAATCGCTGCCGCGCGTGAAAGGCAATCCGCGCCTCGGCGTGCCGTTCACCGGCATCAGCAAGATCGTCGGCGTCGGCCTCAACTACCGCGACCACGCGAAGGAGGCCGGCATGCCGATCCCGGCCGAGCCGATCCTCTTCATGAAGGCCACCACCTGCATCAACGGGCCATTCGATCCGCTCGTGCTGCCGCCCGGCTCGACGAAGGCCGACTGGGAAGTCGAGCTCGCCATCGTCATCGGCACGGTCGCGCGGCACGTGCCCGTCGAGCGCGCGCTCGAGCACGTCGCCGGCTACTGCGTCGCCAACGACGTCTCCGAGCGCGAGTACCAGCTCGAGCGCGGCACGCAGTGGGACAAGGGCAAGGGCTGCGACACCTTCGGCCCGCTCGGGCCGTGGCTGGTCACCGCCGACGAGATCACCGACCCGCAGGAGCTGCACCTCTGGCTGGAACTCAACGGCCAGCGCGTGCAGGACGGCCACACTTCGAACATGGTGTTCGGCTGCGCCGAGCTGGTCAGCTACACCAGCCGCTTCATGACGCTGCTGCCCGGCGACGTCATCGTCACCGGCACCCCGCCCGGCGTCGGCCTCGGCATGAAGCCGCCGCGCTACCTGAAGGCCGGCGACCGGCTGCGCCTGGGAGTGGACGGCCTCGGCGTGCAGGAACAGCCCGTCGTCGCCGCGCGCTGAAGATCGCCGGCATGCGCGCGGTCTGGCTTCTCGGCGCCGCCGTGCTCCTGCTCTTCGCCGCCCTCGCCGCCTATCTGGCTCCGCTCCAGCCCGGCATCCTGCAGCTGCAACTCGCCTTCACGCCGCGCGCCTTCGGCACGGTGATCCACCTCTGGTCCGCCGAGGACCTGGCCCGCTACCGCGCCCATTTCCCCTGGGACTTCCTGCTGCTCGCCGGCTACGCCGCCTTCGGCCGGCTGTTCGTGCGGCGCGCGCCGCTGTTCGCCGGCCGCGCGCCGGCGGCCCGCGCCGTCATGGCGTGGCTGCTCCCCGCCGCCGCGCTGTGCGACGCGACCGAGAACGCCTTCCACCTCTGGCTGACGGCGGCGCCGCGCTTCGGCATGGCGCCGATCTACGCCCTCTCCGCCCTCGGCGCCGCCGCCAAGTGGGCGCTGCTGTTCGCCTTCGCGATCGCCGTCCTGCATGCCCTGGCAAAGCGAAGCGATTAACCCCGGAAGCGGCATAGGCTTTATTTGACAGCCCCTCCGTAAGGCGCCTAGGATGGGCCGCCGAAATCCATTTCGCATGCCGCCATGCCAGCTTCGATCCGGGGCCATCTGGCCTTGCTGCTGATCGCGCTTTCCATCCCGCTGGTGGCGCTGCTCGGCTACAACATCTACAGCGACATGCAGGATGCCGTCAGCCGAGCCAAGACCTCGCTGCGCATCCTCGCCACCACGATGGCCACCAACGCCGGACGCAAGGTCGCCGAGACGCGCGAAACGCTCGCCCGCCTGGCCGCCCGCCCCCTCGTCAAGGCGGCCGACGCAAATCGCTGCGACGAGGTGTTGAAGGAGCTGCACTCGCTGAGTCCCGGCTATTCCAACATCGTCTACACGGATGTGCGCGGCCGCACGCTGTGCTCGGCCCGGCCCCAGCCGGGCGGGCGGACGGTCGACGTCGGCGGCACCGACTGGTTCCGCAAGGCGGCACGGTTGCAGCGCTTCAGCATCGGCACGCCGCACGTCGGCCCCATCACCGGCAAGTGGGTAACCGTCTTCAGCCTGCCGATCCGCGACGACGCCGGCAACATGGTGGGCCTCATCCACCTGCCGCTCGACCTGAACGCCTACGACCCCGGCATCCCCGTGCGCCACCTGCCCGAAGACAGCCGCTACGGTTTCTTCGACGCGGACGGAATCATGATCTGGCGCAACGCGGACCCCGAGAAGGTGATCGGCACCAGGCCGGATGCCGATGCGGCGCGCCGCATCGTCGAAGTGCGCGACGGCGAATTCGAGGCCCTGGCGGTCGACGGCGTCGTCCGCTTCTTTTCCGTGGTGACGGTGCCGGAGGCCGGCTGGGTCGCCTTCATCGGCGTGCCGCGCGACTCGATCTACGCCCAGGCCCGGGAAAAGGCCCTCGTCGGCGCACTCGTCAGCCTGCTCGGGCTGGCCGTCCTGATCGTGCTGATGCTGGCGATTGCCCGCCGCATCGGCCGGCCGGTGCATTCCCTCGTGACCGCCGTGCGCGCAGTGGGCGCCGGCGACCTCGGCGTGCGCGCGGCTCCCTCCGGCCCCGCCGAACTGCGCGAAGTGGCCGCCGAATTCAACGCCATGGTCGACGCCCGGCTGCGCAGCGAGTCCCTGTTCCGCGAAGTCACGGAATCGATCCGCGAGGCCTTCTGGATCGTCACGCCCGACTGGCGCACGGTGAAGTACATCAGCCCGGCCTACGAGAAAATCTGGGGCGAGCCGGTCGAACTGCTCTACCGGGACGGCCTGCGCTGGCTGGCGGCGGTGCCGGAAAAATTCCGCGCCGACCTGCGTGCGGCAATCCCGAAGCCGGAAGGCCATTCAAGCTGCGAAGTCGTGCAGTTTCCCGACTACCCGATCCTGCGGCCGGACGGCACGCAGCGCTGGATCGCCTCGCGCGCCTACCCCGTGCGCGATGACGCCGGCCGCGTACTGCACTTCGCCGGCATCTCCGAGGACATCACGGAACGCAAGCGCGCCGAGGCCGAGCTGGAAGGCTACCGCCACAAGCTCGAGGACCTGGTGGGCGAGCGCACCGCCGCCCTCGAACTGGCCCTGCGCGAGCAGGAGGCGTTCTCGTACTCGGTGTCGCACGACCTGCGCGCGCCGCTGCGCGCCATCAACGGCTTCGCCGGAATCCTGCTCGAGGACGAGCGGCCGCGCCTGAGCGAGGACGGCAGGACGCTGCTCGACCGCATCGCGCACAACGCCGCCCGCATGGGCGAGCTCATCGACGACATCCTCGCGTACTCGCGCAGCACCCGCCAGGAGATGGAACAGCAGGACGTCGACTTCGATGCGCTGGCCCGCAAGGTGGCCGGCGAACTGGGCGCCGAGCATCCCAACGCCGAAATCGCCATCGGGCCGCTGCCCGTGGTGCGCGGCGACCCGACCATGCTCGCCCAGGTGATGCAGAACCTGATCGGCAACGCGCTGAAATTTTCCGCCGGGCGCGAACGGCCCCGGATCGAGATCGGCATGCGCGAGGCCGGCGCCGAGCGGGTGTTCTTCGTCCGCGACAACGGCGCCGGCTTCGACATGCAGTACGCCGACAAGCTGTTCGGCATGTTCCAGCGCCTGCACCGCGAAAGTCAGTTCCCCGGCACCGGCGTCGGCCTGTCCATCGTCAGGCGCCTCATAGAACGCCATGGCGGGCGCATCTGGGCCGAGGCTGCGCCCGACCGCGGCGCGACCTTCAGTTTCACCTTGCCGGGTTCCCCCGCCTGAGGGCGGCAGCTCAGGCGCGGCGCGTCCCCTCGGCCGCCGCCAGCGCCTCCTGCGCATCGCCGGCCGCCAGGTCGGCGCCGACCCAGCGCCACGCATCGTGCAGGCTGTCGCTCGCCAGCCCGCCCAGCATCACGCGGATGCCGGCGCCGTCGGGCAGCTTCCGGAGGGCCTCGACCGCCGCGCGCGCCGCAGGCAACTGCGTCGTCATGGAAACCGACAGGCCGACCAGCTCCGGCCCGAGGGCTTGCACCATGCCGGGCAGCGACGCGGTCGGCACGTCGGCGCCGAGGTTGAAGGCGGTCCAGCCCTCGATCTCGAAGGCATCGGCGAGCGTGCGCATGCCGAGCGCGTGGCGGTTGCCCTCGACGCAGGCGAACAGCGCACTGCGCCGGCGACGCGGTTTCCGCGGAGCATGGGTGAAAGCGTCATCCACCGCGCGGTGGGCGGTTTCGGTGGCCAGATGCTCCTGCGCCACGCTGATGCGCCCTGCCTGCCACCACCAGCCGATGCGCCGCATCGCCGGCCGCACGATGCGCGCCACCGCCTCCGGCAGCGAGGCCTCGCGCGATGCCGTCAGCAGCAGCTCCCGCGCGCGCGCGCCGTCTCCGGCCAGCAGCGTTTCGGCGAGCGTCTCCGCCGCCGGATCGAGTCCGGCCGGCTCCAGCGCGTAGTCGGGCACGTCCTCCTCGCCAGCGAGGACATGAAGGCCCGCCGCGATCAGATCGAGGACGGCCTGGCGGTTGTCTTCCGGCAGGGCTTGCCGGAAGAATGCAACGAGCAGTCGCAGCGAGCGCGCCAGCTCCTCCGCCGGCAGCCGGCGCGCCATGAGCAGGCGGCGCTGCCATTGCACGTACTGGCGGAAGGCCCGTGCGCTGCCGAGCGCCGATGCGGCCGACAGCTGCGCGACATGCATCAGGGCATCGCCGCGCCAGCGCGCACGGACCTCCGCCGCCGGATCGCCGGCCTCGGCCGCCAGCGCGGCGACGACATGATCGGCCGCTGCGGCGGCCCATTGCCGAAGCGTCATCGCGGCGTTCCCGATGCAGGCATGCGTCCGCCGCTCCGCGGCGGCCGACCGTTTATCCGGAAGGCAGACAAATCCGACGGACTCAGTGCAGGGCGCCGGCCAGCAGCTCCGGCAGCGCCTCGGCCAGCCGCGGCTTCTCGAGGCAGACATCCGCGTTGCGGCGCCGCAGCGCGCGGGCCGCCTCGCCTTCGTCGTCGAGCGTGAGGCAGACCAGCGTCGCCTCGGGCAGCAGCTGCCTGAGCAAGGGAATCACCGACCTGCCGTCGCGGGTCCGCAGTTCATGGTCGGCCAGCACGATGTCCGGCCGCATGGCGCGGGCGGCGCGGATGCCCGCCTCCGCACTGACGGCGGTGGACACGCGGCAGTCGCCGGCGTCCTCGGCGCAATGCCGGGCCGCTTCCAGGAAGGGGCGCGCCGCGTCGATGATCAGCAGTCTCATATTCTCGGGCTCCGGGAGAATCCTGATGGCATTCTGCCCATGGGCGGGCGGAGCCTGAATAGGTGTATTCCTGAAACGTCATCAGGAAATTCCCGATGGCCGCGCCGCCTGCGCGTGGAAATATTGGCGTATCATTTTTCGGTCACGACTCCCAGATCCGTGTCATGACCGATCCTGAAACGAGCCCGGCGGCGGCCAAGCCGCTGCGGGCCATCATCGTCGAGGACACCCCCGACGATGTCGCACTGCTGCTGCGGTCACTGCGGCGCGCCGGCTATGCGCCGGACTATGCCCGCGTGCAGACGGCCGAGGAGCTCGACGGGGCGCTGCGGGCGGGCAGTTGGGACATCGTCCTTTCGGACTACACCCTGCCCGATTTCTCCGGCCTGATGGCCCTGCACCAGGTTGCCGCCTTCGATCCCGACCTGCCCTTCATCATCGTCTCCGGCAACATCGGCGAGGACGTCGCCGTCGCGGCCATGAAGGCCGGCGCCCACGACTACCTGATCAAGGGCAACCTGACGCGCCTCGGCGCCGCCATCGAGCGCGAGCTGCGCGAAGCCGGCATGCGCCGCGCCCGGCGGCGCGACGAACTGGCGCTGCAGCACGCCCGGCTGCGCCTGCAGGCGCTCTCCAACCGCATGCTGGAGATGCAGGAAGCCGAGCGGCGCCACATCGCCCGCGAGCTGCACGACGAGATCGGCCAGTCTCTCACCGCCATCAAGCTCAACCTGGAGGCGCTCGCGCGCCGCATCGACGACGAAAAGGCGCGCGGGCTCACGGCGGAAATCGCCGGCGTCGCCGGCCAGGTGCTCGACCAGGTGCGCCGGCTCTCGCTCGACCTGCGCCCGCCGCAGCTCGACGACCTCGGCCTGCGCGCCGCCCTGCAATGGCTGGTCAAGCGGCACACGCGCGAGGACGGGCCGGCGATCGAGCTGACGGCGCCGGAGAGCCTGCCGCGCATCGGCAGCGCGGCCGAGACGGCCTGTTTCCGCGTCGCCCAGGAGGCGCTCACCAACATTCTGCGTCACGCCGAAGCGACCTCGGTGCACATCGAGCTGAAGGAGGATGGCGGCCAGTTTTGCCTCGACGTGCGCGACGACGGCCGCGGCTTCGACCTCGCCGCCGCCCGCGCTCGCGCGCTGGAGGGCGCCAGCCTCGGCCTGGTCGGCATGAACGAGCGCGTCGCGCTGGCCGGCGGCGAGATCCGCCTCGCCAGCCGCAGCGGCGGCGGCACCCACGTGCGCGCCTGCTTTCCGCTGCCGGCCGGAGCGGCGCGCCCATGAAGCCCCTGCGCCTGCTGCTCGCCGACGACCACACGCTGGTGCGCGCCGGCCTGCGCGCCCTGCTCGACGGCATGGACGGCGTCACGGTGGTCGCGGAGGCGGACAACGGCGAAGAGGCCGTCGCCCTCGCGCAGGCGCACGCGCCCGACGTGGTGCTGCTCGACATCACCATGCCCGGCCTCAACGGCCTGCAGGCGGCCGAGCGCATCCTGGCGCAGTCGCCGCCGCCCCGTGTCGTCATCCTCTCCATGCATGCCGCCGAGGAATACGTGAACCGCGCGCTCTCCCTTGGCGTGGCCGGCTACCTGCTGAAGGATGCCGCCACGCTCGAGCTGCAGGCGGCACTGGAGGCAGTGTCCGCCGGCCAGACCTATCTCTCCCCGCGCATCACCAGCCAGCTGCTCGAATCGCGCCAGAAGGCCGGCGAGGCGCCGAAGCCGGCGCTGACCGCGCGCCAACTCGAGGTGCTGCGCCTGCTGGCACTCGGCAAGAGCGTCAAGGAAATCGCCTACGACCTGCAGCTCTCGGCGAAGACGGTGGAGACCTACCGCGCCCAGATCATGGAGCGGCTCGACCTGCACGACCTCGCCAGCCTGGTGCGCTACGCCATCCGCAACGGGCTGGTCAGCGCCGACTAGGGTGCGGCAAAAGTCAGTTTCGGCGGGGCGGCGCCCGCGGACGGCATGATTGACCGCGCCACGCCGACGGAGTAGCTTGATCCGCGGTCCGTCTCGTGGCGGCGCGGCCCGAAGCGGGCAATTCACGGAGGTGCATCCATGACGCACGCCCTGATCGTCGACGACAGGCCGGAGAACCGCTACCTGCTGCGGGCGGTGCTGAAGGGCCATGGCTTCGAAACCGCCGAGGCGGAGAACGGCGCCGCGGCGCTGGCACTGGCGCAGCAGCGGACGCCGGACGTCATCATCAGCGACCTGCTGATGCCGGAGATGGACGGCTACGCCCTGCTGCGTGCATGGAAGGCCGACGCCGATCTCGCCCGCATCCCCTTCATCGTCTACACCGCCACCTACACCGACGCCAAGGACGAGCAACTGGCGCTCGACCTCGGTGCCGACGCCTTCATCCTCAAGCCGACCGAACCGAGCGTCTTTATGCGGCGCCTGCAAGAAGTGCTCGCGCAGGCGCGGACCGGCACCCTGCCGCCGGGCCGGCCTGCGCCAGACGAGGCGGACAGTCTGAAGCTCTACAATGAGGTGCTGGTCGGCAAGCTCGAGGAGAAGAGCGTCCAGCTCGAACAGCGCGTCGCCGAGCTGGCCGCCTCGGAGACGCTCATCATCCGGCTGTCCCGGCTGTATGCCGCCCTCAGCGAGACCAACCAGGCGATCGTCCATCTCGCCGACCGGCAGGCGCTGTTCGAGGCCGTCTGCCGCATCGCCGTCACGCGCGGCGGCCTCGACCTGGCCTGGATCGGGCTGCTCGATGCGCGCAGCGGCGAGATCGTCCCCGCTGCCCGGTACGGCGATTGCGAGCGGCTGTTCGCCAGCCTGCGACCCTTCGGCATCCGCGGCCCGCGCCGCGCCCCGGCGGAGTATGCCGTCGGCGAGGACCGCGTCCATCTCTGCAACGATCTGGAAGCGGCGC
The window above is part of the Denitratisoma sp. genome. Proteins encoded here:
- a CDS encoding DEAD/DEAH box helicase yields the protein MTFEELGLLPELLKAVADAGYTEPTPIQAQAIPVVLAGKDVMGGAQTGTGKTAGFVLPLLQRLARHASTSPSPARHPVRALILTPTRELAMQVHESVQTYGKYIPLRDLVVYGGVDIKPQTEALRRGVEIVVATPGRLLDHVQQKSVNFNSVEVLVLDEADRMLDMGFIPDIKRILAMLPKERQSLLFSATFSEEIKKLADTMLKAPVLIEVARRNAVTETVTHRMHPVDQDNKRQLLAHLLKTSSLKQVLVFVGTKFGASRLAHYLEKQGIEATAIHGDKSQQQRTEALDDFKSGKARVLVATDVAARGLDIDDLPHVINFELPHVPEDYVHRIGRTGRAGKEGDATSLVCAEERGKLAEIEKLIKRPIEQVVVPGFEPGSDFSGPVEKGRRGRGGRPEKGEGREKSEVSREKPPAPRREPRGRDEGRERREPRRVEPAKAKLPKLDFDPSKPYESRGSSEDAAAPEPKRSHHRPKRPVPALLGGLPKPEPETEK
- a CDS encoding ferredoxin--NADP reductase, whose amino-acid sequence is MAQWIEGQVVERIDWTDRLHSLRIEAAIEPFRAGQFTKLGLQIGDEVVGRPYSIVSAPGDPVLEFYFSTVPEGPLSPRLSELKAGDSIQVAPKPNGFLVLDEVPPAIHLWLVSTGTGIGPFLSILKTPDPWQRFQRVVLVHAARTADELTYRRAISRVMEAEPKRFAYIPFLSRESADYALAGRIPQAIADGRLEARAGLGLDATLAHVMLCGNPAMVEDATAALAARGFRKHRRKEPGQISMETYW
- a CDS encoding fumarylacetoacetate hydrolase family protein; protein product: MKLVRYGTEGREKPGLIDGEGRLRDLSVAIATIDQLTLSPQGLNSLRSIAPESLPRVKGNPRLGVPFTGISKIVGVGLNYRDHAKEAGMPIPAEPILFMKATTCINGPFDPLVLPPGSTKADWEVELAIVIGTVARHVPVERALEHVAGYCVANDVSEREYQLERGTQWDKGKGCDTFGPLGPWLVTADEITDPQELHLWLELNGQRVQDGHTSNMVFGCAELVSYTSRFMTLLPGDVIVTGTPPGVGLGMKPPRYLKAGDRLRLGVDGLGVQEQPVVAAR
- a CDS encoding ATP-binding protein gives rise to the protein MPASIRGHLALLLIALSIPLVALLGYNIYSDMQDAVSRAKTSLRILATTMATNAGRKVAETRETLARLAARPLVKAADANRCDEVLKELHSLSPGYSNIVYTDVRGRTLCSARPQPGGRTVDVGGTDWFRKAARLQRFSIGTPHVGPITGKWVTVFSLPIRDDAGNMVGLIHLPLDLNAYDPGIPVRHLPEDSRYGFFDADGIMIWRNADPEKVIGTRPDADAARRIVEVRDGEFEALAVDGVVRFFSVVTVPEAGWVAFIGVPRDSIYAQAREKALVGALVSLLGLAVLIVLMLAIARRIGRPVHSLVTAVRAVGAGDLGVRAAPSGPAELREVAAEFNAMVDARLRSESLFREVTESIREAFWIVTPDWRTVKYISPAYEKIWGEPVELLYRDGLRWLAAVPEKFRADLRAAIPKPEGHSSCEVVQFPDYPILRPDGTQRWIASRAYPVRDDAGRVLHFAGISEDITERKRAEAELEGYRHKLEDLVGERTAALELALREQEAFSYSVSHDLRAPLRAINGFAGILLEDERPRLSEDGRTLLDRIAHNAARMGELIDDILAYSRSTRQEMEQQDVDFDALARKVAGELGAEHPNAEIAIGPLPVVRGDPTMLAQVMQNLIGNALKFSAGRERPRIEIGMREAGAERVFFVRDNGAGFDMQYADKLFGMFQRLHRESQFPGTGVGLSIVRRLIERHGGRIWAEAAPDRGATFSFTLPGSPA
- a CDS encoding cobalamin-dependent protein (Presence of a B(12) (cobalamin)-binding domain implies dependence on cobalamin itself, in one of its several forms, or in some unusual lineages, dependence on a cobalamin-like analog.) → MTLRQWAAAAADHVVAALAAEAGDPAAEVRARWRGDALMHVAQLSAASALGSARAFRQYVQWQRRLLMARRLPAEELARSLRLLVAFFRQALPEDNRQAVLDLIAAGLHVLAGEEDVPDYALEPAGLDPAAETLAETLLAGDGARARELLLTASREASLPEAVARIVRPAMRRIGWWWQAGRISVAQEHLATETAHRAVDDAFTHAPRKPRRRRSALFACVEGNRHALGMRTLADAFEIEGWTAFNLGADVPTASLPGMVQALGPELVGLSVSMTTQLPAARAAVEALRKLPDGAGIRVMLGGLASDSLHDAWRWVGADLAAGDAQEALAAAEGTRRA
- a CDS encoding response regulator; the encoded protein is MRLLIIDAARPFLEAARHCAEDAGDCRVSTAVSAEAGIRAARAMRPDIVLADHELRTRDGRSVIPLLRQLLPEATLVCLTLDDEGEAARALRRRNADVCLEKPRLAEALPELLAGALH
- a CDS encoding sensor histidine kinase — protein: MTDPETSPAAAKPLRAIIVEDTPDDVALLLRSLRRAGYAPDYARVQTAEELDGALRAGSWDIVLSDYTLPDFSGLMALHQVAAFDPDLPFIIVSGNIGEDVAVAAMKAGAHDYLIKGNLTRLGAAIERELREAGMRRARRRDELALQHARLRLQALSNRMLEMQEAERRHIARELHDEIGQSLTAIKLNLEALARRIDDEKARGLTAEIAGVAGQVLDQVRRLSLDLRPPQLDDLGLRAALQWLVKRHTREDGPAIELTAPESLPRIGSAAETACFRVAQEALTNILRHAEATSVHIELKEDGGQFCLDVRDDGRGFDLAAARARALEGASLGLVGMNERVALAGGEIRLASRSGGGTHVRACFPLPAGAARP
- a CDS encoding response regulator transcription factor, whose protein sequence is MKPLRLLLADDHTLVRAGLRALLDGMDGVTVVAEADNGEEAVALAQAHAPDVVLLDITMPGLNGLQAAERILAQSPPPRVVILSMHAAEEYVNRALSLGVAGYLLKDAATLELQAALEAVSAGQTYLSPRITSQLLESRQKAGEAPKPALTARQLEVLRLLALGKSVKEIAYDLQLSAKTVETYRAQIMERLDLHDLASLVRYAIRNGLVSAD